A single Acidaminococcus sp. DNA region contains:
- a CDS encoding Na/Pi cotransporter family protein — protein sequence MLHLFLFLGGISLFLYGMQLMGNGLQQAAGSKLQRILGKLTKKTIYGVALGAGVTAILQSSSATTVMTVGLVNAGLMNLQQAFGIVMGANIGTTITAQLIAFKLTDYITLILAIGFLIQTVARKRNIRDLGQVLMGFGILMLGMAMMSDSVVPLRHNKAIVGFISRFSSQPILGLLVGLCMTVVIQSSSATVGILMAMASQGVIPLEGAVPVLLGDNIGTCITAVLATLQANIVAKRVALSHVMFNLIGSIIALIFMQQFLQVVLAVSPAHNIARQIANAHTTFNVVNTLLFLPFATKFTHFIERLVPKKGGEISYQPKFLNENMLGTPALALSLAKKEVIRMGSLALGNIRRSFACVNKYESKKAKYITEHEPVIDNLEEAITVYLTKLSEKKMSPELTAMHTGLLHCCSDIERIGDHAETIVKRVRSMNEEGMSFSPQAQKEMKELEDLVLETAEGALQALEDNDLILAQEALDNSHKVRKMEKAMRKSHVDRLNKGICTPETGFVMLELLINMKRVSDHAQNLCEVVLGEF from the coding sequence TTGCTTCATTTATTTCTGTTTTTAGGCGGTATTTCTCTTTTCTTGTATGGCATGCAGCTCATGGGGAACGGGCTGCAGCAAGCCGCGGGAAGTAAACTGCAGCGGATTCTCGGCAAATTGACCAAAAAAACAATCTATGGTGTGGCTTTAGGAGCTGGTGTGACGGCCATACTGCAGTCTTCCAGTGCTACTACAGTCATGACGGTTGGTTTGGTCAACGCGGGTCTGATGAATCTTCAGCAGGCCTTTGGCATTGTCATGGGTGCCAATATCGGGACGACGATAACGGCTCAGCTCATTGCTTTCAAATTAACTGATTATATTACTTTAATACTTGCTATTGGTTTCCTGATCCAAACCGTTGCCAGAAAACGCAATATCCGTGATTTAGGGCAAGTTTTGATGGGCTTCGGCATTTTGATGCTCGGTATGGCAATGATGAGTGATTCGGTGGTGCCGCTCCGTCACAATAAAGCAATTGTAGGTTTTATATCCCGTTTTTCCTCACAACCCATCCTGGGGCTTCTGGTGGGTCTCTGCATGACAGTTGTCATTCAGTCTTCCAGTGCAACAGTCGGTATTCTGATGGCTATGGCCAGCCAGGGCGTGATCCCGCTGGAAGGCGCCGTTCCGGTGCTTCTGGGTGATAACATCGGTACTTGTATCACGGCTGTACTGGCTACGCTGCAGGCGAACATCGTGGCTAAGCGGGTTGCTCTTTCCCACGTGATGTTTAACCTTATCGGAAGTATTATTGCCCTTATCTTTATGCAGCAGTTCCTGCAGGTTGTTCTGGCGGTTTCGCCGGCTCATAATATTGCCCGTCAGATAGCCAATGCTCATACTACATTTAATGTAGTGAACACACTGCTTTTCCTCCCGTTTGCAACTAAGTTTACGCATTTTATTGAACGTCTTGTTCCTAAAAAGGGAGGAGAAATTTCTTATCAGCCTAAATTCCTTAATGAGAATATGCTGGGGACACCGGCTCTTGCACTCAGCCTTGCCAAAAAGGAAGTTATCCGTATGGGCAGTCTGGCTTTGGGAAATATCCGTCGTTCCTTTGCTTGTGTAAATAAGTATGAATCCAAAAAAGCCAAGTATATAACGGAACATGAACCTGTGATTGATAATCTTGAAGAAGCGATTACGGTGTATCTGACCAAGCTCTCCGAAAAGAAAATGAGCCCTGAGCTGACAGCTATGCACACGGGACTGCTGCATTGCTGCAGCGATATCGAACGTATCGGGGACCACGCAGAAACGATTGTTAAGCGTGTCAGATCAATGAATGAAGAAGGTATGAGCTTTTCTCCTCAGGCACAGAAGGAAATGAAAGAATTGGAAGACCTCGTCCTCGAAACGGCAGAAGGGGCCCTCCAGGCACTGGAAGACAATGACTTGATCCTGGCGCAGGAGGCTCTTGATAATTCGCATAAGGTGAGAAAAATGGAAAAAGCCATGCGCAAGAGCCATGTGGACCGTCTGAACAAAGGAATTTGTACGCCGGAGACCGGGTTTGTCATGCTTGAACTTTTGATCAACATGAAGCGTGTTTCCGACCATGCCCAAAACCTCTGCGAAGTAGTATTGGGAGAATTCTAA
- a CDS encoding adenosylcobalamin-dependent ribonucleoside-diphosphate reductase: MDEMDWLGKDNQLGLDIWHNKYKYDGETFDEWLDRVSGHDGDVAELLKSKKFLFGGRILANRGLENKGKKITLSNCYVVEPPEDNIESIFDRAGKLARTYSYGGGCGIDISGLSPKGARINNAAKETSGSISFMTLYSLVTELIGQNGRRGALMISLDCTHPDLIDFIKLKTDLEKVTKANISIRINDEFMKAVKEHKKFRLHFTRKETGQVIENLVDAADVFHLIAETNWDYAEPGALFWDRICSWNLLSNTKEFHFAGVNPCAEEPLPAGGSCLLGSMNLSEFVKNPFTPEAAFDMDEFKRCVRIAVRALNDVLEEGLPLHPLEEQRESVSKWRQIGLGIMGLGDMLLKMGMTYGSDDAVAFCHEIGFTMADTAIASSALLAKERGAYEMCHTEEIMETPFFKANTTDETAALVKQYGLRNSQLLTIAPTGTLSTMLGISGGIEPIYANYYERKTESLHAADVYYKVYTPIVAQYMKQHNIKDDSKLPPYFVTAMTLNYRSRIAMQAAWQQHIDASISSTVNVPNSFTVEDTEKLYMLAYDSGCKGVTIFRDGCKRAGILSTHVDEKDSVPIAGEGLARGEIVAIDDDVIGKKRKLVTGCGSLHCMAFFDPVTGALLETYLSKGSTGGCNNFMIGLSRMISISARAGIDIYTIYDQLNSCGNCPSYAVRRTTRGDTSKGSCCPMAVGNALIDMYNEVQKELHADEEELAKEPKTKPVKPKATDKVTAENIFCPQCGEPLVFEGGCNICKNCGWSKCY; encoded by the coding sequence ATGGACGAAATGGACTGGCTCGGCAAGGATAACCAACTGGGCCTTGATATCTGGCATAACAAGTACAAATATGACGGGGAGACATTTGATGAATGGCTTGATCGTGTCAGCGGTCATGATGGGGACGTGGCCGAACTCCTGAAAAGCAAAAAGTTTCTTTTCGGCGGACGTATTCTGGCAAACCGCGGTTTGGAAAACAAGGGAAAGAAAATTACACTGTCCAACTGCTACGTGGTAGAACCACCCGAAGATAATATCGAAAGTATTTTTGACCGCGCCGGGAAACTGGCCCGTACGTACAGTTATGGCGGCGGCTGTGGCATTGATATCTCCGGTCTCAGCCCGAAGGGGGCCCGCATTAACAATGCGGCAAAGGAAACGAGCGGATCTATTTCCTTTATGACGCTGTATTCTCTGGTTACCGAATTGATCGGGCAGAACGGACGCCGCGGTGCCCTGATGATTTCCCTCGACTGCACGCATCCGGATCTGATTGATTTCATTAAACTGAAGACCGACCTGGAAAAGGTGACGAAAGCCAATATTTCCATCCGCATCAATGATGAATTTATGAAGGCTGTGAAGGAACATAAAAAATTCCGTCTCCATTTTACGAGAAAGGAAACCGGTCAGGTTATTGAAAATCTGGTTGATGCGGCTGATGTATTCCATTTGATTGCTGAAACCAACTGGGATTATGCCGAACCGGGTGCTTTGTTCTGGGACCGCATCTGTTCATGGAACCTCTTGTCCAACACGAAGGAATTCCATTTTGCCGGCGTCAATCCCTGTGCGGAAGAACCGCTGCCGGCCGGCGGGTCCTGCCTCCTCGGCAGTATGAACCTGTCTGAGTTTGTAAAGAATCCGTTTACGCCCGAAGCGGCCTTCGATATGGATGAGTTTAAACGCTGCGTCCGGATTGCCGTGCGCGCACTGAATGATGTGTTGGAAGAAGGGCTGCCCCTGCATCCTCTGGAAGAACAGCGTGAAAGCGTTTCTAAGTGGCGTCAAATCGGGCTTGGAATTATGGGCCTCGGTGATATGCTCCTTAAAATGGGCATGACTTACGGCAGTGATGATGCTGTGGCGTTCTGTCACGAAATCGGCTTTACGATGGCTGATACCGCAATCGCCTCGTCTGCACTGCTTGCAAAGGAACGCGGGGCATATGAGATGTGCCATACGGAAGAAATCATGGAAACGCCGTTCTTTAAAGCCAATACGACTGATGAAACAGCGGCTCTCGTCAAGCAGTATGGCCTGCGTAATTCTCAGCTCCTGACTATTGCTCCGACAGGTACGCTTTCCACGATGCTCGGTATTTCCGGCGGCATTGAACCGATTTATGCAAACTACTATGAACGCAAGACCGAATCCCTTCATGCGGCAGACGTATACTACAAAGTTTATACGCCGATTGTAGCGCAGTACATGAAGCAGCATAATATTAAAGATGACTCCAAACTGCCGCCTTATTTTGTGACGGCTATGACGCTGAATTATCGTTCCCGTATCGCCATGCAGGCTGCCTGGCAGCAGCACATCGATGCTTCCATCAGTTCCACGGTCAACGTGCCGAACAGCTTTACGGTGGAAGATACGGAGAAACTTTATATGCTCGCCTATGACAGCGGCTGCAAGGGCGTCACGATTTTCCGTGACGGCTGCAAGCGTGCCGGAATTCTGTCCACTCATGTTGACGAGAAGGATTCTGTGCCTATCGCGGGAGAAGGACTGGCCCGCGGTGAAATTGTAGCGATTGACGATGATGTTATCGGAAAGAAGAGAAAGCTTGTCACGGGCTGCGGCAGCCTGCACTGCATGGCCTTCTTTGACCCGGTGACCGGTGCTCTCTTGGAAACGTACTTGAGCAAGGGCTCTACAGGCGGCTGCAATAACTTCATGATCGGTCTGTCCAGAATGATTTCCATCAGTGCGCGTGCCGGGATTGATATCTACACGATTTATGATCAGCTGAATTCCTGCGGCAACTGCCCGAGCTATGCTGTTCGCCGCACAACCCGCGGTGATACGAGCAAAGGTTCCTGCTGCCCGATGGCTGTCGGCAATGCGTTGATTGATATGTATAACGAGGTTCAAAAGGAACTTCACGCCGATGAGGAAGAACTTGCAAAAGAACCGAAGACCAAACCCGTAAAGCCAAAAGCAACGGACAAGGTTACGGCCGAAAATATTTTCTGCCCGCAGTGCGGGGAACCGCTTGTTTTTGAAGGCGGCTGCAACATCTGCAAGAACTGCGGCTGGAGTAAGTGCTATTGA
- a CDS encoding glycosyltransferase family 8 protein gives MDEITIVLASDDNYAQHTAVAAVSMLTNHKDERPLHFYILDDGISEVKESAIAATITAKKGIVTFLPVKQVEVKAYTSGHIHRAAYLRLLIPSLLPESIHKALYFDTDLVVNDDVKELWEYPLEGHPIGAVRDFGIMASARMRRQKAETIGLQPGMPYFNSGVMVMDLDAWREKDYTGQVQDCVTKNDYRHHDQDGLNHVFLGNWASLPLRWNVIPPVFGMPLKVLKDAAMRIDAIEALKRPAVIHWAGRYKPWEFKRSEHFNKSYYKYLAETAFRDAPMPQPGNMQGKSLFRQEVRLKLAKFWQKIYAKK, from the coding sequence ATGGACGAAATCACAATCGTATTGGCATCTGATGACAATTATGCGCAGCATACGGCCGTAGCAGCTGTTTCTATGCTAACCAACCATAAAGATGAACGGCCGCTTCATTTTTATATCCTGGATGATGGTATTTCCGAAGTCAAAGAGTCCGCCATTGCGGCGACAATTACTGCAAAAAAGGGAATTGTAACTTTTCTTCCGGTGAAACAAGTGGAAGTAAAAGCTTATACGAGCGGACATATTCACCGGGCAGCTTACCTGCGTCTCCTGATTCCGTCGCTGCTGCCGGAATCGATACATAAGGCACTGTATTTTGACACAGATCTCGTCGTGAATGACGATGTGAAGGAACTTTGGGAGTATCCTTTGGAAGGTCATCCTATCGGCGCTGTGAGGGATTTTGGTATTATGGCCTCAGCCCGGATGCGCCGTCAGAAAGCTGAAACGATCGGACTGCAGCCAGGGATGCCATACTTTAATTCCGGCGTTATGGTGATGGACCTGGATGCCTGGAGGGAAAAAGATTATACCGGGCAGGTCCAGGATTGTGTAACGAAAAATGATTACAGGCATCATGATCAGGATGGGCTGAACCATGTCTTCTTGGGAAACTGGGCTTCACTTCCTCTGCGTTGGAATGTAATCCCGCCGGTATTCGGCATGCCTCTGAAGGTACTTAAGGACGCGGCTATGCGCATTGATGCGATAGAAGCTCTGAAGCGTCCGGCGGTAATCCATTGGGCCGGGCGGTATAAACCCTGGGAATTCAAGCGGTCGGAGCACTTTAATAAATCTTATTATAAATATCTGGCGGAAACTGCCTTTCGGGATGCACCTATGCCGCAGCCGGGCAATATGCAGGGAAAGTCCCTGTTTCGTCAGGAAGTGCGGCTGAAACTTGCTAAATTTTGGCAAAAAATCTACGCTAAAAAATAA
- a CDS encoding O-antigen ligase family protein: MGGLLLASYLSGDEASMRVASKFVKYSISLWICFFLLQQDISLVPAAQWGMIAGTNVLNITAVHEVWKAQRLQRVYGSFGSPNHLAMVMEIILPFLLLNTFLTVKKVNRESPRHQKLLAVLSVITSILAIGSIVLSQSRGGIAGFLLGAIVALSAVFLSRYGLTITKKISALFLVFILSGAVVFGFTTNYLKRSYDSERILLLTSAYRMWQDHKLYGVGISRWNDIYRKKYILPGAKEPTLTLPHNNIANFFSGSGILGGGGFVIFMLSSLVYLILTIQKRKENRYSYAMLWVWIAISVHGMVDNSMFGRYNDRLFFAMWGLTLAAIQQEKLRLAAKNHLNQL, from the coding sequence ATGGGTGGTCTGCTGCTGGCTTCCTACTTGTCAGGAGATGAAGCCTCCATGCGCGTCGCATCCAAGTTCGTGAAGTATTCTATTTCCCTGTGGATTTGTTTCTTTTTGCTGCAGCAGGACATTTCGCTTGTGCCGGCTGCGCAGTGGGGGATGATAGCTGGAACCAATGTACTGAATATAACAGCAGTCCATGAAGTGTGGAAAGCTCAGAGACTGCAGAGGGTTTATGGATCTTTTGGTTCTCCTAACCATCTTGCCATGGTGATGGAAATTATTTTGCCGTTTTTATTGTTAAATACTTTTTTGACTGTCAAAAAAGTAAACCGTGAATCTCCCCGGCATCAAAAACTTCTTGCGGTTTTATCGGTAATTACCAGCATTCTGGCCATTGGCAGTATTGTATTATCTCAGTCTCGCGGTGGGATTGCAGGTTTTCTCTTGGGGGCTATTGTTGCTCTTAGCGCCGTGTTTCTGAGTCGTTACGGATTAACTATTACGAAAAAAATTTCCGCACTGTTCCTGGTTTTCATTTTATCCGGGGCCGTGGTTTTTGGATTTACGACGAACTATTTGAAACGCAGCTATGATTCGGAACGCATTCTTTTGCTGACTTCTGCTTACCGTATGTGGCAGGATCATAAATTATACGGCGTGGGCATTAGCCGGTGGAATGATATTTACCGGAAAAAGTATATTTTACCGGGAGCCAAGGAACCCACACTGACTCTGCCTCATAATAATATAGCAAACTTCTTTTCAGGTTCAGGTATCCTGGGAGGCGGTGGTTTTGTCATTTTCATGCTGAGTTCCCTCGTGTACTTAATTTTGACGATTCAGAAACGGAAGGAAAACAGATATTCTTACGCTATGCTCTGGGTCTGGATTGCCATTTCAGTGCATGGTATGGTTGATAACAGTATGTTTGGCCGTTATAATGACCGTTTATTCTTTGCCATGTGGGGACTTACGTTGGCTGCTATCCAGCAGGAGAAGCTTCGCCTTGCTGCAAAAAATCATCTGAATCAGCTTTAG
- a CDS encoding glycosyltransferase family 25 protein has product MYHFVISSAKAPERRKSVEANFAALGLEPCFFEAIMGDELSKSELNKASKAEGLLTLGEIGCALSHLGIYKELLKSEEPYVFVFEDDARLTPEFVTAVPKIQAFMARQNAPTVLSLHRIRGRAHCVYQIAGNQWIMHALGGSTGHGYVLNRRAAENILKAQTPVRFEIDAWEIYQKLCYISFYTTNFDFILVDHALASQSLIDGISPKRHNLDAKIVKRIKGSMVSELYNQKSLGEKLQCQMHRLGRHVKELYYKEL; this is encoded by the coding sequence ATGTACCATTTTGTAATCAGTTCTGCCAAAGCACCTGAACGGCGTAAGTCCGTTGAGGCTAACTTTGCCGCCCTGGGACTGGAGCCCTGTTTTTTTGAAGCAATTATGGGGGATGAGCTTTCAAAAAGTGAACTGAATAAAGCATCTAAAGCTGAGGGACTGCTGACTCTGGGGGAGATTGGCTGTGCATTGTCCCATCTGGGGATTTATAAGGAACTGCTGAAAAGTGAAGAACCCTATGTATTTGTATTTGAAGATGATGCCCGCCTGACACCGGAATTTGTTACGGCTGTGCCTAAAATCCAGGCTTTTATGGCGAGGCAGAACGCACCGACTGTGCTGAGTCTGCATCGAATTAGGGGCCGTGCACATTGTGTTTATCAGATTGCTGGGAATCAGTGGATTATGCACGCACTGGGCGGCTCTACCGGTCATGGATATGTCCTCAACCGCCGAGCGGCAGAGAATATACTGAAGGCCCAGACACCGGTCCGGTTTGAAATCGATGCGTGGGAAATTTACCAAAAGTTGTGCTATATTTCATTTTATACAACGAATTTCGATTTTATCCTCGTTGATCATGCACTCGCTTCTCAATCCCTCATAGATGGTATTTCTCCCAAACGTCACAATCTGGATGCAAAGATTGTGAAGCGCATCAAGGGCAGTATGGTGAGTGAGTTATATAATCAGAAAAGTTTGGGCGAAAAATTGCAGTGCCAGATGCATAGGCTGGGCCGGCACGTGAAAGAATTATATTATAAAGAACTATGA
- a CDS encoding glycosyltransferase family 9 protein, translated as MNGHYKIFLDGIMHLGDIFMSASVIPILRQQYPQAEIHYLVKDNLAGAAGLLSGIDRIIPYTYQSGGGYMDVYRMGRELAKEHYDLGISLDPRERVTLMKWFARIPVRLSMERALGWELGWEKYFYTNDLRFRKPWDYREHRMSESFQRLIRDYFGDDSEEFIPPSVRPSTEAELREADALLAPLRDRAVKVAFSVETTTKTKDWPTRKFAEAADWLVENYGAGIVMTGIASQKPRIAEIMQQMKYPEAAIDVAGKTSLTVLIALFRRMKLLLTLDTGSAHIAAVAGCPVITIFTHNSPEIYRAASAVSRAVSGHVPCSGKHTCIGPSRCQKMDCVDCISTDMVKKELKEVMEL; from the coding sequence ATGAACGGGCACTATAAAATTTTTCTTGACGGAATTATGCACTTGGGCGATATTTTTATGTCTGCCTCCGTCATTCCCATTTTAAGACAGCAGTATCCCCAGGCAGAAATCCATTATCTGGTGAAAGACAATCTTGCCGGTGCAGCCGGGCTCTTGAGCGGTATCGACCGCATCATTCCCTACACCTATCAAAGCGGCGGTGGATATATGGATGTGTACCGGATGGGAAGAGAACTGGCAAAAGAACATTATGATTTGGGTATTTCCCTGGATCCGCGGGAACGAGTCACTTTAATGAAATGGTTTGCTCGGATTCCTGTACGGCTCAGCATGGAACGGGCTCTTGGCTGGGAGCTTGGATGGGAAAAATATTTCTACACGAATGATTTGCGTTTCAGGAAGCCATGGGATTATCGGGAACATCGCATGAGTGAAAGTTTCCAGCGCCTTATCCGCGATTATTTCGGAGACGATTCAGAGGAGTTCATTCCGCCTTCGGTACGACCCTCGACAGAGGCAGAACTCCGTGAGGCAGACGCCCTGCTGGCTCCGCTTCGTGACCGTGCTGTCAAAGTCGCTTTCAGTGTGGAGACTACGACGAAGACAAAAGACTGGCCGACCCGGAAATTTGCTGAAGCGGCAGACTGGCTTGTGGAAAACTATGGAGCCGGAATTGTCATGACGGGCATTGCTTCCCAAAAACCGCGGATAGCCGAAATTATGCAGCAGATGAAATATCCGGAAGCAGCAATCGATGTCGCCGGTAAGACGTCCCTCACCGTGCTCATTGCTTTGTTCCGGCGCATGAAGCTGCTGCTCACGCTCGATACGGGGTCAGCTCATATTGCAGCTGTGGCCGGCTGCCCGGTCATTACTATTTTTACACATAATTCGCCTGAGATTTACCGGGCTGCCAGTGCGGTCAGCCGGGCTGTCAGCGGCCATGTGCCCTGTTCGGGGAAACATACCTGCATCGGACCTTCCCGCTGCCAGAAAATGGACTGTGTGGACTGCATCAGCACCGATATGGTGAAGAAAGAACTTAAAGAGGTTATGGAGCTGTAA
- a CDS encoding glycosyltransferase family 8 protein, which translates to MKTFEKGYFVPGRFLKDCRDYDFRQDGDKRSVRHVAYNINDAYFQIMGASLVSVLENNKDMSLIFHIFTDGYSEDNAQKVSELAKRYHCWCRLYTLDMEPFQDFHVKVERFSRITYGRTVMPLLLEAMTDRFLYLDADTMVVRSLEPLWQMDLDGFAMGAVSERMPDAKRRGDYLKLKNGRYFNDGIMIVNIPEWQRQHITEKAFSLQREPKTRFLGQSQDVLNIVFDGTNYFLPSIYNEFGGGEDDTGEGVIIHWTGRRKPWQMVLADFDAQWRTYNKLSPWETITNIKPIAKPENYHDFKQWAKFRKKDSTADYVKGMAMYAWLKMRYKLFH; encoded by the coding sequence ATGAAAACTTTTGAAAAGGGTTATTTTGTACCCGGACGTTTTCTGAAGGACTGCCGGGATTATGATTTTCGGCAGGATGGTGACAAACGTTCTGTCCGTCATGTAGCCTATAATATCAACGACGCGTATTTTCAGATTATGGGGGCGTCTCTCGTTTCTGTATTGGAAAACAATAAAGACATGAGTCTCATTTTCCATATTTTTACAGATGGATATTCTGAAGATAATGCCCAAAAGGTATCCGAACTGGCGAAGCGGTATCACTGCTGGTGCCGGCTCTACACGCTCGATATGGAACCTTTCCAGGATTTTCATGTCAAAGTGGAGCGCTTTTCCCGCATCACTTATGGCCGGACTGTAATGCCGCTTTTGCTGGAAGCTATGACAGATCGCTTTCTCTATCTGGATGCCGATACCATGGTGGTGCGTTCCCTTGAACCGCTGTGGCAGATGGACCTTGATGGATTCGCCATGGGTGCCGTTTCGGAACGGATGCCGGATGCCAAACGGCGGGGAGACTATCTGAAGCTGAAAAATGGCCGCTACTTTAATGATGGCATTATGATTGTCAATATTCCGGAATGGCAGAGACAGCATATCACGGAAAAAGCTTTTTCCCTTCAGAGAGAACCAAAGACTCGTTTTCTGGGACAAAGTCAGGATGTGCTGAATATTGTTTTTGACGGTACGAATTATTTTCTGCCTTCCATTTATAACGAATTCGGTGGCGGGGAAGACGACACGGGAGAGGGCGTCATTATTCACTGGACCGGGCGCCGGAAACCATGGCAGATGGTTCTGGCCGATTTCGATGCCCAGTGGCGTACCTATAACAAATTGTCCCCCTGGGAAACGATTACAAATATCAAGCCGATTGCCAAACCGGAAAACTATCATGATTTCAAGCAATGGGCTAAATTCCGCAAAAAGGACAGTACTGCGGATTATGTAAAAGGGATGGCCATGTATGCATGGCTGAAAATGCGATACAAACTTTTCCATTAA
- a CDS encoding carbon-nitrogen hydrolase family protein — protein MTNYLAAAIQMDTQSDVTMNLKAAASLIGEAAAHGAKLAVLPETMNYLGRDFVMNAEPVPGGTTFNTLAELAERHHMWLVGGSIYEWNPEDTARPLNTAFLINPEGQFVAKYSKLHPFDVVLPSGVTSRESDQVQPGKRIVTAQAGDKGTLGLAVCYDIRFGEMFRLMALQGAQLFTVPANFTEGTGRMHWEVLLRARAIENECYVIAANQVGEKPRFTAYGHSMIIDPRGKVLAEADGKTPGVIYAPIDLDLVTKVRQETFTLDNRREDVYRLEVVKS, from the coding sequence ATGACCAATTACCTTGCAGCAGCTATCCAAATGGATACCCAGTCGGACGTTACGATGAACCTCAAGGCAGCCGCTTCTCTTATCGGGGAAGCAGCCGCTCACGGTGCTAAGCTTGCCGTACTGCCGGAAACAATGAACTATCTCGGCCGGGATTTTGTCATGAATGCAGAGCCCGTGCCGGGTGGGACCACTTTTAATACACTGGCAGAACTTGCTGAAAGACATCATATGTGGCTGGTGGGAGGCAGTATTTACGAATGGAACCCGGAAGATACGGCCCGCCCTCTGAATACAGCTTTTTTGATTAACCCGGAAGGTCAGTTTGTGGCTAAATACAGTAAACTGCATCCTTTTGATGTAGTGCTGCCATCCGGAGTGACAAGCCGGGAATCCGATCAGGTACAGCCCGGAAAAAGAATTGTGACGGCTCAGGCAGGCGATAAGGGAACGCTGGGGCTTGCTGTCTGTTATGATATCCGTTTCGGCGAGATGTTTCGTCTGATGGCACTTCAGGGAGCACAGCTCTTTACGGTTCCTGCCAATTTTACCGAGGGAACCGGAAGAATGCACTGGGAAGTCCTTTTGCGGGCGCGGGCCATCGAAAACGAGTGCTATGTGATTGCTGCCAACCAGGTGGGAGAGAAGCCCCGTTTTACGGCTTACGGACATTCGATGATTATCGACCCCAGAGGGAAGGTTCTTGCAGAAGCTGACGGAAAAACGCCTGGCGTAATTTATGCGCCTATTGATCTTGACTTAGTGACCAAGGTACGGCAGGAAACATTTACACTGGACAATCGGCGGGAAGATGTTTATCGTCTGGAAGTTGTAAAATCTTAA
- a CDS encoding sulfatase-like hydrolase/transferase, translated as MVKKRVSPSFAHEQGWTPLSKNHKKEWYRRSLFYTDTLLKKIYEYGTSYLNLQSMIYCSDHGENLKYTHTSSPFYEDMVHIPFWIYLSPAYTKTYPKITASLSQHKEAIFTNDLLFDTIAGLLQIHHDELSENYQLTSPQYNLTPDEALTLHGKKKIFP; from the coding sequence ATGGTGAAAAAGAGAGTCTCTCCAAGTTTTGCCCATGAACAGGGATGGACACCTTTATCAAAAAATCATAAAAAAGAATGGTACCGGCGTTCCTTATTCTACACGGATACGCTTCTCAAAAAAATCTATGAATACGGTACATCCTATCTCAATCTGCAGAGCATGATATATTGTTCCGACCATGGTGAAAATCTGAAATATACCCATACATCCAGCCCTTTCTATGAAGATATGGTTCATATCCCTTTTTGGATCTACCTCTCCCCTGCATATACGAAAACCTATCCTAAGATTACTGCTTCTCTCAGCCAGCACAAAGAGGCAATCTTTACGAATGATCTTCTCTTCGATACCATAGCCGGTCTTCTCCAAATCCATCATGACGAACTTTCCGAAAACTACCAACTTACATCTCCTCAGTATAATCTCACGCCCGACGAAGCACTCACTCTTCATGGGAAGAAGAAGATTTTCCCCTAA